Below is a window of Cupriavidus sp. MP-37 DNA.
GGTCGCCCACCTGGTGCTGGGCGGCGCCGATCCGCGCCGCATCCTGCTGCTGACATTCTCGCGCCGCGCGGCCGCGGAGATGGGACGGCGCGTCGAGCGCATCGTCGACCAGGCGCTCGGCACCAGTACCGGCGCGGGGCGCGCGGCGCTGCAGTGGTCCGGCACCTTCCACGCCATCGGCGCGCGGCTGCTGCGCGAATATGCCGAGACCCTGGGCCTGTCGCCAGCCTTCACCATCAGCGACCGCGGCGACGCCGCCGACCTGATGCATGTGGTGCGCCACGACCTGGGCCTGTCCGAGACCGCCAGCCGCTTCCCGAAGAAGGAAACCTGCCTGTCGATCTATTCGCGCGTGGTCAACACCCAGGCGCCGCTGGCAGACGTGCTCAGGCAGCAGTTCCCGCGCTATGCGATGTGGGCCGACGCGCTGCGCACGCTGTTCGCCGGCTACGTCGAGGCCAAGCAGAAGCAGCACGTGCTCGACTACGACGACCTGCTGCTGTACTGGGCGCAGGCCATGGCCGAGCCCGCCATCGCGCAGGACATGGGCGCGCGCTTCGACCATATCCTGGTCGACGAATACCAGGACACCAACGCGCTGCAGGCGTCGATCCTGCTGGCGCTGCGTCCCGATGGCCGCGGCCTGACCGTGGTCGGCGACGACGCGCAGTCGATCTATGCCTTCCGCGGCGCCACCGTGCGCAATATCCTGGATTTTCCCGCGCAGTTCACGCCGGCGGCGCAGCAGGTCACGCTGTCGCAGAACTACCGCTCGACGCAGCCGATCCTGCAGGCCGCCAACGCGGTGATCGGGCTTGCGGCCGAACGCTATACCAAGGACCTGTGGTCCGAGCGCCAGTCGGCCGAAAAGCCCGGCATCATCGTCGTCAACGACGAGGCCGACCAGGCCCGCTACGTGGTCGAGCAGGTGCTGGCGCGGCGCGAGGCCGGCCTGGCGCTGATGGCGCAGGCGGTGCTGTTCCGCGCCGCCGACCACAGCGCGCAGCTGGAGATCGAGCTGGCGCGGCGCAATATCCCGTTCGTGAAGTTCGGCGGCCTCAAGTTCCTGGAATCGACCCACGTCAAGGATGTGCTGGCGGTGGTGCGCTGGCTCGAGAACCCGCGCGACCGCATGGCGGGCTTCCGCACGCTGCAGCTGCTGCCCGGCATCGGCCCCAAGACCGCGGCACGCGTGCTCGATGCCATGGCGCTGGCGACCGAGCCGCTGTTCGCACTGCAGGAATTCGAGCCGCCGCCGGCCGCCGCGCCCGCGTGGGCCGAGCTGCTGGCGCTGGCACGCGCGCTGATGGCGCCGACGTCGCCGTGGCCATCGGAATTCGAGCAGGTGCTGGCCTGGTACACGCCGCACCTGGAACGCCTGCACGACGATGCCCCCGCGCGCCAGGCCGACCTGCAGCAACTGGAGCGCATCGCCGCCACCTACGGCGCGCGCGAGCGCTTCCTGACCGAGCTGACGCTGGACCCGCCCAGTGCCTCGAGCGATGAATCCGGCGTGCCCTCGCGCGACGAGGATTACCTGATCCTGTCGACCATCCATTCGGCCAAGGGCCAGGAGTGGAAGGCGGTGTACGTGCTGAATGCCGTCGACGGCTGCATGCCGAGCGACCTGGCCACGGGCACCACCGAAGAGATCGAGGAAGAGCGGCGGCTGCTGTATGTGGCGATGACGCGGGCCAAGGACCACCTCGACGTGATCGTGCCGCAGCGCTTCTACGTGCACCAGCAGGTGGGATTCGGCGACCGCCATGTATATGCGTCGCGCACGCGGTTCATACCGAACCGGGTGATGCCGAACTTCTACAGCCGCTCGTGGCCGCCGCCGATGCCGGGGGAAGGCGCGGTGAAGCCGGCGCTGGCGCCGGTGGACCTGGCGGGGCGGATGCGGAATATGTGGCGGTGAGGCTCGCGAAGTTCGCGCACCTGCCGGTTTTCTCCCCTCTCCCGCAAGCTGTATGGACCGGGGACATGGGTAACACATGTGCCAGGACATGGGTAACAGTCCAGTCTCCAGTTTAATTGGCCTCCTGTAGGTCTATTGTGGCCACCTTCTGATGGCAGAAGTAGACATCAAAGGTGCCGTCCAAATCCACGCGAGGGCGCAGCGCTACGGGCGTTCCGACCAAGGCTCGTCCGACCCGGAACGTCTTTCCTCGGAAGCAGATGCGCCCGCCGTCGCCTACCTTTCGCACGATGTCATCGCTGCCGTACTCGATAGGCGGGAGCTCGCGCGGCATCGTCCGTGGACTAGGCGCATAGCGGCTTGCGGGTGTCTCCATATCCAGGGCGTGGTGTGGGCGCTTGAAGTTGTACACGTGGCGCCAATGGCTGAAGTGATGCTGCGCATCGTCCAGATCCCGGAAGCGCTGGTTGGCCAACAGCTCTGCCTGCATGGTTCGATGGAAGCGCTCGTCCTTACCGTTGGTCTGCGGATGGCGAGGTCGGCTATGACTGAGCCGCACCCCCAGGCGGATCAGCCAAGCACCCAACGTGGTAAGTGCACGGGGCACTGGAGAACCCCAGGGCGGGCCGTTGTCTGCATTGATGCGCTCGGGCAGCCCATAGCGCGCAAAAGCCTTCTCTAACGCTTCCTGTACGGATTCAAACTGTTCGTTGCCCAAGGCCCTGAGCAGCACATTGAACCGGGAGTGATCGTCCAAGACCGTGAGTGGGTGGCACCGCTGCGTGTCGGTAGCGAAGTGGCCTTTAAAGTCAATTTGCCATAGTGCATTGGGCCGGTCGTGCTCGAAGCGCTGCCAGGCTGTAGCGGCCGAGCTGGCGGCCGGATCGATCAAGCCATGGCGGCGCAGCACCCAATTGACTGTGCTCGGGGCGATTTGGACGCAGTGGTCACGCTCCAGTACGCGTGCGATCTTGCGGGCGCCCCAGGCCGAATGTTCGGCTCGGATCGCTAGCACGCCCTCTTCGACGGCAGCTGGAGTTCGGCCGGGAGAGCTATGTGGCCGCCGAGTTCGGTCGTCCAGATCCTCTCGGTTCAACCACTTGTAACCGGTCTTGCGACTGATGCAGAAGCGGCGGCAAAGCTCCGCAATATTGGCGTCCGCCTGGCGTGCCAGGCGGACGAACTCTTCTCTTTGCTGCTTCACGGTGTTTTGGCTCCAGGGCAACGTTGTCCTCCCGCTGACTAAGCGGGAAAAGTGTTACCCATGTCCTGGCACACCTGTTACCTATGTCCCCGGTCTATACACTCATGGGGAGAGGGTCGGGGTGAGGGGTGGTCTAGCTAGGTGCCACATCAAGCGGGGCCTGCTGTTTTAACCCACCAGCGTCAGCCTTTGACCCTCCTGCCCTCACCCCGCCCCTCTCCCGCAAGCGGGAGAGGGGAGCAAACCGGCGCGATGCTGGCTGCTTCTCAGAAGCAGACCCCGCGCATCACCCCTCCAGCCGCTTGCCCAGCGCCGCGCGCGCTTCCATCAGCGCTTGCGGCAGGTGGTGCTTCAGCTGCGTGAACAGCTCGTCATGCAGCGCCAGCTCCTTCTGCCAGGCATCGCGGTCGATCGAGGTCACCTGCTCGAACTGCGCCGGCGAGAACTCGACGCCGTTCCAGTTCAGGTCCTGGTATCGCGGCGAGGTGCCGAACACGTGCTCGGCGCCCTGCCCCTTGCCTTCGACGCGGTCGATCATCCACGACAGCACGCGCATGTTCTCGCCGAAGCCCGGCCACACGAAGTTGCCGTCGGCGTCCTTGCGGAACCAGTTGACGCAGTAGATCTTCGGCAGCCTGGCGCCCGCGGCCTCGAGCTTCTTGCCGAGTTCGAGCCAGTGGCCGAAGTAGTCGCTCATGTTGTAGCCGCAGAACGGCAGCATCGCGAACGGGTCGCGGCGCACCACGCCTTGCTGGCCGGCCGCCGCCGCGGTGGTCTCGGAGCCCATGGTGGCGGCCATGTAGACGCCTTCGGTCCAGTTGCGCGCCTCGGTCACCAGCGGCACCGTGGTCGAGCGGCGGCCGCCGAAGATGAACGCATCGATGGGTACGCCGGCCGGGTTGTCCCAGTTGTCGTCGATCGACGGGCATTGCGACGCGGGCGCGGTGAAGCGCGCGTTCGGGTGCGCGGCCTTGGCGCCGGTGGCCTTGGCGATTTCGGGGGTCCAGTCCTTGCCCTGCCAGTCGATCAGGTGCGCGGGCGCTTCCTTGGTCATGCCTTCCCACCACACGTCGCCGTCGTCGGTCAGCGCCACGTTGGTGAAGATGACGTTTTCCTTGAGCGTCGCCATCGCGTTGTAGTTGGTCTTCTCGCTGGTGCCGGGCGCCACGCCGAAGTA
It encodes the following:
- a CDS encoding ATP-dependent helicase, which gives rise to MTLDLAPATAATAADAEALPAYLSRLNPEQRAAVEHGSESPLLIIAGAGSGKTNTLAHRVAHLVLGGADPRRILLLTFSRRAAAEMGRRVERIVDQALGTSTGAGRAALQWSGTFHAIGARLLREYAETLGLSPAFTISDRGDAADLMHVVRHDLGLSETASRFPKKETCLSIYSRVVNTQAPLADVLRQQFPRYAMWADALRTLFAGYVEAKQKQHVLDYDDLLLYWAQAMAEPAIAQDMGARFDHILVDEYQDTNALQASILLALRPDGRGLTVVGDDAQSIYAFRGATVRNILDFPAQFTPAAQQVTLSQNYRSTQPILQAANAVIGLAAERYTKDLWSERQSAEKPGIIVVNDEADQARYVVEQVLARREAGLALMAQAVLFRAADHSAQLEIELARRNIPFVKFGGLKFLESTHVKDVLAVVRWLENPRDRMAGFRTLQLLPGIGPKTAARVLDAMALATEPLFALQEFEPPPAAAPAWAELLALARALMAPTSPWPSEFEQVLAWYTPHLERLHDDAPARQADLQQLERIAATYGARERFLTELTLDPPSASSDESGVPSRDEDYLILSTIHSAKGQEWKAVYVLNAVDGCMPSDLATGTTEEIEEERRLLYVAMTRAKDHLDVIVPQRFYVHQQVGFGDRHVYASRTRFIPNRVMPNFYSRSWPPPMPGEGAVKPALAPVDLAGRMRNMWR
- a CDS encoding IS481 family transposase, whose protein sequence is MPWSQNTVKQQREEFVRLARQADANIAELCRRFCISRKTGYKWLNREDLDDRTRRPHSSPGRTPAAVEEGVLAIRAEHSAWGARKIARVLERDHCVQIAPSTVNWVLRRHGLIDPAASSAATAWQRFEHDRPNALWQIDFKGHFATDTQRCHPLTVLDDHSRFNVLLRALGNEQFESVQEALEKAFARYGLPERINADNGPPWGSPVPRALTTLGAWLIRLGVRLSHSRPRHPQTNGKDERFHRTMQAELLANQRFRDLDDAQHHFSHWRHVYNFKRPHHALDMETPASRYAPSPRTMPRELPPIEYGSDDIVRKVGDGGRICFRGKTFRVGRALVGTPVALRPRVDLDGTFDVYFCHQKVATIDLQEAN